One window of Streptomyces sp. SUK 48 genomic DNA carries:
- a CDS encoding non-ribosomal peptide synthetase: MTQTLHTRFIEQAGKTPDATAVYSDAGVLTYRELDDRSRELAERLVTEGAGPGVPVGVCVERAPGLLVAILAVLRAGSCYVPLDPRYPAERLDFMVRDSGTNLLLTTPASRENCPAGPTLVVLDAAVTTEPGEKPVPVVPADTAYVIYTSGSTGTPKGVPVRHGGCAAMLSAWDHVLGDRDLGGVSAASSICFDMSVMEIFPALSRGGALVLVESTVHLPESPHADKVTLLHAIPSVTNALLDAGGLPPNLRTVVFGGEPLRRKLVDRVYAETGAEVFNAYGPTEGTVFCTLGPVPREGTGEPTIGAAAAGARLYVLDEDRKPVPAGVPGELYLGGAGVAHGYLNRPETTAERFVPDPFQGDGHLYRTGDVVVQTGSGELEFVGRTDNQVKVRGHRIELEEVESRLTGCPEVREAAVVVRGRRLVGYVVTEGGSREGVRLDAGLQATITGKLAAELPEYMVPQAIVVLDELPLTPGGKLDRAALPEPPAADSGPVTAAGTPTEVALSEIWGQLLGLEPAGIDVRAAFYDLGGDSLLLVRLARLMTRRFDRRVRVPDLFRFRDIHSLGRWLDEDGDATPEVVESARRRAAVRRAALRGRASAPGN; the protein is encoded by the coding sequence GTGACCCAGACCCTGCACACCAGGTTCATCGAACAGGCCGGGAAGACCCCGGACGCCACCGCGGTCTATTCCGACGCCGGGGTGCTGACCTACCGCGAACTGGACGACCGTTCGCGCGAGTTGGCCGAACGGCTGGTCACCGAGGGCGCCGGGCCCGGGGTCCCGGTCGGCGTCTGCGTCGAGCGCGCGCCCGGCCTCCTCGTCGCCATCCTGGCCGTCCTGCGCGCCGGCTCCTGCTATGTGCCGCTGGACCCGAGGTACCCGGCCGAGCGGCTGGACTTCATGGTCCGCGACAGCGGCACGAACCTGCTGCTGACCACGCCCGCGTCCCGGGAGAACTGCCCGGCGGGCCCGACCCTGGTGGTGCTGGACGCGGCCGTGACGACCGAGCCGGGCGAGAAGCCCGTACCGGTCGTACCCGCCGACACCGCCTACGTGATCTACACCTCGGGCTCCACGGGGACGCCCAAGGGGGTGCCGGTCCGGCACGGCGGCTGCGCGGCCATGCTGTCCGCCTGGGACCACGTGCTCGGCGACCGCGACCTCGGCGGGGTCTCGGCGGCCAGCTCGATCTGCTTCGACATGTCCGTGATGGAGATCTTCCCGGCCCTGAGCCGGGGCGGCGCCCTCGTGCTGGTGGAGAGCACCGTCCATCTGCCCGAGAGCCCCCACGCGGACAAGGTCACCCTGCTGCACGCCATCCCGTCGGTGACCAACGCCCTGCTCGACGCGGGCGGGCTGCCGCCGAACCTGCGCACGGTCGTGTTCGGCGGCGAGCCGCTGCGGCGCAAGCTGGTGGACCGGGTGTACGCGGAGACCGGCGCGGAGGTCTTCAACGCCTACGGTCCCACCGAGGGCACCGTCTTCTGCACGCTGGGCCCGGTGCCGAGGGAGGGTACCGGCGAGCCCACGATCGGCGCGGCGGCGGCCGGTGCCCGCCTGTACGTGCTGGACGAGGACCGGAAACCGGTGCCGGCCGGTGTCCCCGGTGAGCTGTACCTCGGCGGCGCGGGTGTCGCCCACGGCTATCTGAACCGGCCGGAGACCACCGCCGAGCGGTTCGTGCCCGACCCGTTCCAGGGCGACGGGCACCTGTACCGCACCGGCGACGTCGTCGTACAGACCGGCAGCGGTGAACTGGAGTTCGTCGGCCGCACGGACAACCAGGTCAAGGTGCGCGGCCATCGCATCGAGCTGGAGGAGGTCGAGTCCCGGCTGACCGGCTGCCCCGAGGTCCGCGAGGCCGCGGTCGTCGTCCGCGGGCGCAGGCTCGTCGGCTATGTCGTGACCGAAGGCGGGTCCCGGGAGGGCGTACGGCTGGACGCCGGGCTCCAGGCCACCATCACCGGCAAGCTGGCCGCCGAACTGCCCGAGTACATGGTGCCGCAGGCGATCGTGGTCCTGGACGAGCTGCCGCTGACGCCGGGCGGGAAGCTGGACCGCGCCGCCCTGCCCGAGCCGCCGGCCGCCGACAGCGGGCCGGTGACCGCCGCGGGCACGCCGACGGAGGTCGCGCTCTCGGAGATCTGGGGCCAGCTGCTCGGCCTGGAACCGGCGGGCATCGACGTCCGGGCCGCGTTCTACGACCTCGGCGGCGACTCGCTGCTGCTGGTGCGGCTGGCCCGGCTGATGACCCGGCGCTTCGACCGCCGGGTGCGGGTGCCCGACCTCTTCCGCTTCCGTGACATCCACTCGCTGGGCCGCTGGCTCGACGAGGACGGCGACGCCACCCCCGAGGTGGTCGAGTCGGCCCGCCGCCGCGCCGCCGTGCGCCGTGCCGCGCTGCGCGGCCGGGCCTCCGCCCCCGGCAACTGA
- a CDS encoding type I polyketide synthase codes for MSESPEQDYDPGDVAVIGISCKAPGARTKEQFWDNLLHGRESVRFLEKDEIKVDETLINNPYYVRACGTLDGYDAFDPSVFGISDRMAAAMTPENRLFVESAWEALEDGGYDPERVPGEMGIYGANNPQTAALYGTPPDRVSVGPEAIEHGLAWSPDTMTSNALYYIGLTGEAVTVTTACAGFHYAVHLACQSLLLGQTDMAIAGGAMVRLPHPRGHLWEEGRILSRDGHCRPFDAAGTGAALSSGVVTMLLKPLGQAVADRDHIYAVVKGSAINNNGVSAMAYGLAQPERLSACIAAAMQVGGVTPDTVSMYEANGLGLPITDQLEVHAVGMAFGKQTGTCSIGGVKGNVGHGGVVAGGFGAMKATMALYHRTLAPTINLTDPDPEIDFPSTPFVPQLESADWEPEAGVRRAGITAIGGGGYNGHLVLEEAPTRTERAPEAVGRPRLATLSALDDDALARQRARLRDRLLADPALRLDDVCFSLNLGRRTMDRRWAAVVRSREELIEALSADSAGGPSVTTAAAPQVDADALPHGDHGIVPAAPDDDRALSALAAAWVNGRRVDFRPLHQGEASHRVPLPTYPFRPRRLWRTEW; via the coding sequence ATGTCCGAAAGTCCCGAGCAGGACTACGACCCGGGCGACGTGGCCGTCATCGGCATCTCGTGCAAGGCGCCCGGTGCCCGCACCAAGGAGCAGTTCTGGGACAACCTCCTGCACGGCAGGGAGTCCGTGCGGTTCCTGGAGAAGGACGAGATCAAGGTCGACGAGACCCTGATCAACAACCCGTACTACGTGCGGGCCTGCGGCACCCTCGACGGGTACGACGCGTTCGACCCGTCGGTGTTCGGCATCAGCGACCGGATGGCGGCCGCGATGACCCCGGAGAACCGGCTGTTCGTGGAGAGCGCCTGGGAGGCGCTGGAGGACGGCGGTTACGACCCCGAGCGGGTGCCGGGCGAGATGGGCATCTACGGCGCCAACAACCCGCAGACGGCGGCCCTTTACGGCACTCCCCCGGACCGGGTGTCGGTCGGTCCCGAGGCGATCGAGCACGGCCTGGCCTGGTCGCCGGACACCATGACGTCCAACGCGCTGTACTACATCGGGCTGACCGGTGAGGCCGTCACCGTCACCACCGCGTGCGCCGGATTCCACTACGCGGTGCATCTGGCCTGCCAGTCACTGCTGTTGGGGCAGACCGACATGGCGATCGCCGGGGGCGCGATGGTCCGGCTTCCGCACCCGCGCGGCCATCTGTGGGAGGAAGGCCGCATCCTGTCCCGGGACGGCCACTGCCGCCCGTTCGACGCGGCCGGCACCGGCGCCGCGCTGTCCAGCGGTGTCGTCACCATGCTGCTCAAGCCGCTCGGCCAGGCCGTCGCCGACCGCGACCACATCTACGCCGTGGTCAAGGGCTCGGCCATCAACAACAACGGCGTCAGCGCGATGGCGTACGGGCTGGCGCAGCCCGAGCGGCTCAGCGCGTGCATCGCGGCCGCGATGCAGGTCGGCGGCGTCACCCCGGACACGGTGTCCATGTACGAGGCGAACGGGCTCGGGCTGCCGATCACCGACCAGCTCGAAGTGCACGCCGTGGGCATGGCGTTCGGCAAGCAGACCGGCACCTGCTCGATCGGCGGGGTCAAGGGCAACGTCGGCCACGGCGGGGTGGTGGCGGGCGGCTTCGGCGCCATGAAGGCCACGATGGCGCTGTACCACCGGACGCTGGCGCCGACGATCAACCTGACCGATCCGGACCCGGAGATCGACTTCCCCAGCACCCCGTTCGTGCCCCAACTGGAGTCCGCGGACTGGGAACCGGAGGCCGGCGTCCGCCGCGCGGGGATCACCGCGATCGGCGGTGGCGGCTACAACGGGCACCTGGTGCTCGAAGAGGCGCCGACGCGCACCGAACGCGCCCCCGAGGCCGTCGGCAGGCCGCGCCTGGCCACGCTGTCCGCCCTGGACGACGACGCGCTCGCGCGGCAGCGCGCCCGGCTGCGGGACCGGCTGCTGGCCGACCCAGCTCTGCGCCTCGACGACGTGTGCTTCAGCCTCAACCTGGGCCGCCGGACGATGGACCGCCGGTGGGCGGCCGTGGTCCGCAGCCGCGAGGAGCTGATCGAGGCGCTGTCCGCCGACTCCGCGGGCGGCCCGTCCGTCACGACCGCCGCCGCGCCGCAGGTGGACGCGGACGCCCTGCCGCACGGCGACCACGGGATCGTACCGGCCGCGCCGGACGACGACCGGGCGCTGTCCGCGCTCGCCGCCGCCTGGGTGAACGGCCGGCGGGTGGACTTCCGCCCGCTGCACCAGGGAGAGGCGAGCCACCGCGTGCCGCTGCCCACCTACCCGTTCCGGCCGCGCCGGCTCTGGCGCACCGAATGGTGA
- a CDS encoding cytochrome P450 yields MVRAGAPAPATVDLGDPDTFADHDLDGFWRTLRDTAPVYWNPPAGGRRGFWALSRYDDIMAAYRDDLHLTSERGNVLVTLLGGGDAGAGRMLAVTDGHRHHELRKILQRVLSPRVLSEVAAAVRANTRRLIREAVEAGGCDFAEEIASRIPMTTISNLLGVPEQDRDYLLAQTKAALSADTEDVDEVDSEMARNEILLYFMDMVEERREAPGDDVISMLVASSIDGVPLSDEDIVLNCYSLIIGGDETSRLTMIDGVHSLAARPGQWRRLKDGEVAIDTAVDEVLRWASPTLHFGRTVVRETEVHGVRLRPGEIVTLWHASGNRDERVFERPGEFDLGRTPNKHLAFGYGPHFCLGSYLAKVEIAELLMALRDFTTGFEQTGEALRIRSNFLTGYSTLPVRLWPDPRAMKEAAAQ; encoded by the coding sequence ATGGTGAGGGCGGGCGCCCCGGCGCCGGCCACCGTGGACCTGGGCGACCCGGACACCTTCGCGGACCACGACCTCGACGGGTTCTGGCGCACCCTGCGGGACACCGCGCCGGTGTACTGGAACCCCCCGGCGGGCGGCCGCCGCGGCTTCTGGGCGCTGTCCCGGTACGACGACATCATGGCCGCCTACCGGGACGATCTGCACCTCACCTCCGAGCGCGGCAATGTGCTGGTCACGCTGCTGGGCGGGGGCGACGCCGGGGCCGGGCGGATGCTGGCCGTCACCGACGGGCACCGCCACCACGAGCTGCGTAAGATCCTCCAGCGGGTGCTCTCGCCGCGGGTGCTCAGCGAGGTCGCGGCGGCGGTGCGGGCCAACACCCGGCGGCTGATCCGCGAGGCGGTCGAGGCCGGGGGCTGCGACTTCGCCGAGGAGATCGCGAGCCGTATCCCGATGACCACGATCTCCAATCTGCTCGGGGTGCCCGAGCAGGACCGGGACTATCTGCTCGCCCAGACCAAGGCGGCGCTGTCGGCCGACACCGAGGACGTCGACGAGGTCGACTCCGAGATGGCCCGCAACGAGATCCTGCTGTACTTCATGGACATGGTCGAGGAGCGGCGGGAGGCGCCGGGCGACGATGTGATCAGCATGCTGGTCGCGAGCTCCATCGACGGAGTGCCGCTGTCCGACGAGGACATCGTGCTCAACTGCTACAGCCTGATCATCGGCGGCGACGAGACCAGCCGGCTGACGATGATCGACGGTGTGCACAGCCTCGCCGCCCGGCCCGGTCAGTGGCGGCGGCTCAAGGACGGCGAGGTCGCGATCGACACCGCCGTGGACGAGGTGCTGCGCTGGGCCTCCCCCACCCTGCACTTCGGGCGCACCGTGGTGCGTGAGACCGAGGTGCACGGGGTACGGCTGCGGCCGGGCGAGATCGTCACGCTCTGGCACGCCTCCGGCAACCGGGACGAGCGGGTCTTCGAGCGGCCCGGGGAGTTCGACCTCGGCCGCACCCCCAACAAGCATCTGGCCTTCGGCTACGGACCGCACTTCTGCCTCGGCTCCTACCTCGCCAAGGTGGAGATCGCCGAACTGCTGATGGCCCTCCGGGACTTCACCACCGGCTTCGAGCAGACCGGCGAGGCGCTGCGCATCCGGTCGAACTTCCTCACCGGGTACTCCACGCTGCCGGTGCGGTTGTGGCCCGACCCCCGCGCGATGAAGGAGGCGGCAGCCCAGTGA
- a CDS encoding formyltransferase family protein codes for MNIYLSGQGAFAVQVADALGEEGHRIAGVAAPRLRKGHSDEGNALSWDRLRAWAYPRSVPWTDSAELRAMHIPDGVDLIVAAHSHAFIGRATRARAAVATIGYHPSLLPLHRGRDAIRWTIRDGDKVTGGSVYHLTERTDGGPVAAQEHLFVPPGSTAETLWREHLAPLGVRLLIRVVTDLAKGRRVEVAQDEKLATWEPAMGAPPLFKPELIALPGSEPVDGSRWALHGE; via the coding sequence GTGAACATCTACCTATCGGGACAAGGGGCGTTCGCGGTGCAGGTCGCGGACGCCCTGGGCGAGGAAGGCCACCGGATCGCGGGCGTGGCCGCCCCCCGGCTGCGCAAGGGGCACTCCGACGAGGGCAACGCGCTGTCCTGGGACCGGCTGCGCGCGTGGGCGTACCCGAGGAGCGTCCCCTGGACGGACTCGGCCGAACTGCGCGCGATGCACATCCCCGACGGGGTGGACCTCATCGTCGCCGCCCACTCGCACGCCTTCATCGGCCGCGCGACCCGGGCCCGCGCCGCCGTCGCGACCATCGGCTACCACCCCAGTCTGCTGCCGCTGCACCGCGGCCGGGACGCGATCCGGTGGACGATCCGCGACGGCGACAAGGTGACGGGCGGCAGCGTCTACCACCTCACCGAGCGAACCGACGGCGGTCCCGTCGCCGCCCAGGAGCACCTGTTCGTGCCGCCCGGCTCGACCGCGGAGACCCTGTGGCGCGAGCACCTCGCCCCCCTCGGCGTACGCCTGCTGATCCGCGTGGTCACCGACCTCGCCAAGGGCCGCCGTGTCGAGGTCGCCCAGGACGAGAAGCTGGCCACCTGGGAACCCGCGATGGGCGCGCCCCCGCTGTTCAAGCCCGAACTCATCGCGCTGCCGGGCTCGGAACCCGTCGACGGGAGCAGGTGGGCGCTGCACGGGGAGTGA
- a CDS encoding alpha/beta hydrolase yields MIDRRTFGKAVGLGTGAAALSLTGRQSADAAQAAPGGADEAPAPGAHTTFPALERVRAGVLDIGYAQAGPAHGPVVICLHGWPYDIHSYVDVAPLLAGQGYRVIVPYLRGHGTTRFRSAHTVRNAQQAAVALDIVALMDALEIREAVLAGFDWGSRTAGIIAALWPGRVTALVSTSGYLVTDVEAQQSPLAPAAEHTWWYQYYFATERGRRAMETPELRDALCRLVWQEVSPTWAFDDATFRRTAAAFENPDYAAVVIHNYRWRLGLADGERRYDRYERQLATRPVIQVPTITLSPELDPFTAPGDPTRDRFTGPYEHRVVAGAGHNLPQEAPAVFARAVLDAGRL; encoded by the coding sequence ATGATCGACCGGCGTACCTTCGGGAAGGCCGTCGGCCTCGGGACCGGCGCGGCCGCGCTCTCCCTGACCGGCCGGCAGTCGGCGGACGCCGCCCAGGCCGCTCCCGGCGGGGCGGACGAGGCCCCGGCACCCGGAGCGCACACCACGTTCCCCGCGCTCGAGCGGGTCCGCGCGGGCGTCCTCGACATCGGGTACGCGCAGGCGGGCCCGGCCCACGGCCCCGTCGTGATCTGCCTGCACGGATGGCCGTACGACATCCACAGCTACGTCGACGTCGCCCCGCTCCTCGCCGGGCAGGGGTACCGCGTGATCGTGCCCTATCTGCGCGGCCACGGCACCACCCGGTTCCGGTCCGCGCACACGGTCCGCAACGCCCAGCAGGCCGCGGTCGCCCTGGACATCGTCGCCCTCATGGACGCGCTGGAGATCCGCGAGGCCGTCCTCGCCGGCTTCGACTGGGGCTCGCGCACCGCCGGCATCATCGCCGCGCTGTGGCCCGGGCGCGTCACCGCGCTCGTCTCCACCAGCGGCTACCTCGTCACCGACGTCGAGGCGCAGCAGTCGCCGCTCGCGCCCGCCGCCGAGCACACCTGGTGGTACCAGTACTACTTCGCCACCGAACGCGGCCGCCGGGCCATGGAAACCCCCGAGCTGCGCGACGCGTTGTGCCGCCTGGTGTGGCAAGAGGTCTCACCCACCTGGGCGTTCGACGACGCCACCTTCCGGCGTACGGCGGCGGCCTTCGAGAACCCCGACTACGCGGCCGTCGTCATCCACAACTACCGCTGGCGCCTCGGCCTCGCGGACGGCGAACGCCGGTACGACCGCTACGAGAGGCAGCTCGCCACCCGGCCCGTCATCCAGGTCCCCACCATCACCCTGAGCCCCGAGCTGGACCCCTTCACCGCCCCCGGCGACCCCACCCGCGACCGCTTCACCGGCCCCTACGAGCACCGGGTCGTGGCGGGCGCCGGCCACAACCTCCCGCAAGAGGCCCCCGCCGTCTTCGCCCGGGCGGTGCTGGACGCCGGCCGGCTCTGA